One Capsicum annuum cultivar UCD-10X-F1 chromosome 2, UCD10Xv1.1, whole genome shotgun sequence genomic window carries:
- the LOC107860380 gene encoding zinc finger protein CONSTANS-LIKE 2 isoform X2 has product MKKLFLPINSTPRVARGFSSHLVVACCYFPSFPLHISHCLISLQHTLLNSQQKIESNKKEKVKRVAISSMLKKENSGGFDGSSNNWARVCDSCHSAACTVYCRADSAYLCAGCDARIHAASVVASRHERVWVCEACERAPAAFLCKADAASLCASCDADIHSANPLARRHHRVPIMPIPGTLYGPPAVDTVGGGSMMIGGTTGEGTEDDGFLSLTQDADDTTIDEEDEDEAASWLLLNPPVKNNNKNNNENNYGMLFGEEVVDDYLDLAEYGGDNQFNDKYSVNQQQLHYSVPQKSYGGDSVVPVQDGQRKSLILYHQQQQQQQQKSHHLNFQLGMEYDNSNTGYGYPASLSHSVSISSMDVSVVPESALSETSNSHPRPPKGTIDLFSANPIQVPPQLTPTDRETRVLRYREKKKNRKFEKTIRYASRKAYAETRPRIKGRFAKRTDVEAEVDQMFSTQLMADTSYGIVPSF; this is encoded by the exons ATGAAAAAACTTTTCCTACCCATTAACTCTACGCCACGTGTCGCTCGTGGATTCTCTTCCCATTTGGTAGTTGCCTGCTGTTATTTTCCCTCCTTCCCCCTTCATATTTCACACTGCCTCATAAGTCTACAGCATACCTTGCTCAACTCACAACAGAAAATAGAGAGCAATAAGAAGGAAAAGGTTAAGAGAGTCGCAATTAGTTCAATGTTGAAAAAGGAGAATAGTGGGGGTTTTGATGGCAGTAGCAACAACTGGGCAAGGGTGTGTGACAGTTGCCATTCTGCTGCATGTACTGTTTACTGCCGGGCGGATTCCGCCTATTTGTGTGCGGGCTGCGATGCACGCATACATGCAGCAAGTGTCGTGGCTTCTCGTCACGAGCGTGTGTGGGTTTGCGAGGCCTGTGAACGTGCCCCTGCAGCCTTTCTTTGCAAGGCAGATGCTGCTTCACTCTGTGCCTCCTGCGACGCTGACATCCATTCTGCAAACCCCTTGGCACGCCGTCACCACCGTGTCCCAATTATGCCCATTCCAG GAACCCTTTATGGTCCTCCAGCTGTTGACACTGTTGGCGGTGGTTCTATGATGATTGGTGGAACCACAGGGGAAGGCACGGAGGATGATGGCTTCTTGAGTTTAACTCAAGATGCGGATGATACGACtatagatgaagaagatgaagatgaagcaGCTTCATGGTTGTTACTGAATCCACCTGTTaagaacaacaataagaacaacaatgAAAATAACTATGGGATGTTGTTTGGTGAGGAAGTAGTGGATGACTACTTAGATCTTGCGGAGTATGGAGGGGATAATCAATTCAACGATAAGTACAGTGTTAATCAGCAGCAACTACATTACTCTGTTCCTCAAAAGAGTTATGGTGGAGATAGCGTTGTGCCAGTTCAGGACGGACAGCGAAAATCTCTGATTCTTTACcaccaacagcaacaacaacaacaacaaaaaagtcATCACCTGAATTTTCAGCTGGGAATGGAGTATGACAATTCTAACACAGGATATGGTTACCCTGCTTCTTTGAGTCACAGT GTTTCCATTTCGTCGATGGATGTCAGTGTTGTTCCAGAATCTGCATTAAGTGAAACTTCAAACTCCCACCCACGACCTCCAAAAGGAACCATTGATCTGTTCTCAGCAAATCCAATTCAGGTACCTCCCCAGCTTACTCCAACGGACAGAGAAACCAGAGTCCTGAGGTatagagaaaagaagaagaatcgCAAATTTGAGAAAACCATAAGGTATGCTTCAAGAAAAGCCTATGCAGAAACAAGGCCAAGAATCAAAGGTCGATTCGCAAAGAGAACAGACGTAGAGGCTGAAGTAGACCAGATGTTCTCCACACAATTAATGGCAGATACCAGTTATGGAATTGTCCCTTCATTCTGA
- the LOC107860382 gene encoding zinc finger protein CONSTANS-LIKE 2-like, translating to MFKKENSGGFDGSSNNWARMCDSCHSAASTVYCWADSAYLCTGCDAGIHAASLVASRHKRVWVCEALEHAPAAFLCKADAASFCASCDADIQSANPLAHLHHCVPIMPIPGTLSGPPAVDTVGGGSMMIGGTTGECTEDDGFLSLTQDADDTMIDEEDEDEAPSWLLLNLPVKNNNKNNVSNTNNNQNNNYGMLFGGEVVDDYLDLAEYGGDCQFNDQYSVNQQQQHYSAPPKSYGGDSVVPVQDGQRKSLILYHQQQQQQQQQSHHLNFQLGTEYDRFNTGYGYPASLSHSVSNSSVDVSVVPESALSETSNSHPRVPKKTIDHYSGPPIQIPPQLTPMDREARVIRYREKKKNRKFEKTIRYASRKAYAETRPRIKGRFAKRTDVEAEVDQMFSTQLMTDSSYRIVPSF from the exons ATGTTTAAAAAGGAGAATAGTGGGGGTTTTGATGGCAGCAGCAACAACTGGGCAAGGATGTGTGACAGTTGCCATTCTGCTGCATCTACTGTTTACTGTTGGGCAGATTCCGCCTATTTGTGTACGGGCTGTGACGCCGGCATACATGCAGCAAGTCTGGTGGCTTCTCGTCACAAGCGTGTCTGGGTTTGTGAGGCCTTGGAGCATGCTCCTGCAGCCTTTCTTTGCAAGGCAGATGCTGCCTCATTTTGTGCCTCCTGTGACGCTGACATCCAGTCCGCCAACCCCTTGGCGCATCTTCATCACTGTGTCCCAATTATGCCCATTCCAG GAACACTTTCTGGTCCTCCAGCTGTTGACACCGTTGGCGGTGGTTCTATGATGATTGGGGGGACCACAGGGGAATGCACGGAGGATGATGGTTTCTTGAGTTTGACTCAAGATGCAGATGATACAATgatagatgaagaagatgaagatgaagcaCCTTCATGGTTGTTGCTTAATCTTCCTgttaagaacaacaacaagaacaatgttagcaataccaacaacaatcaaAATAACAACTATGGGATGTTGTTTGGTGGGGAAGTAGTCGATGACTACTTAGATCTTGCGGAATATGGAGGGGACTGTCAATTTAATGATCAGTACAGTGTTAATCAGCAGCAACAACATTACTCTGCTCCTCCGAAGAGTTATGGTGGAGATAGCGTTGTGCCAGTTCAGGACGGACAGCGAAAATCTCTGATTCTTTATcaccaacagcaacaacaacaacaacaacaaagtcaTCACCTGAATTTTCAGCTGGGAACAGAGTATGACAGATTTAACACTGGATATGGTTATCCTGCTTCTTTGAGTCACAGT GTTTCCAATTCGTCAGTAGATGTCAGTGTTGTCCCAGAATCTGCACTAAGTGAAACTTCAAACTCCCACCCACGAGTTCCAAAAAAGACCATTGACCATTACTCAGGCCCTCCAATTCAGATACCTCCCCAGCTTACTCCAATGGACAGAGAAGCCAGAGTCATAAGGTACagagagaagaaaaagaaccGTAAATTCGAGAAAACCATAAGATATGCTTCAAGAAAAGCTTATGCAGAAACAAGACCAAGAATCAAAGGTCGATTCGCAAAGAGAACAGACGTAGAGGCTGAAGTAGACCAGATGTTCTCCACACAATTAATGACAGACAGCAGTTATAGAATCGTCCCTTCATTCTGA